From Kwoniella europaea PYCC6329 chromosome 3, complete sequence, one genomic window encodes:
- a CDS encoding pentafunctional AROM polypeptide, protein MSSSPLADVLKISILGNDSIHCGFHLLPYIFSTITSNLPSSAYVLITDTNLSSIYLDDLKHAFNETGSKARFLVYEVAPGETAKSRKVKEEIEDWMLDQKLTRDTVVLAFGGGVIGDLTGFVAATFMRGVKFVQIPTTLLAMVDSAVGGKTAIDTPHGKNLIGAFWQPSYIFVDLAFLTTLPPREVSNGMAEVVKTAAIWKDDDFALLESRSAEISLAASTKPTTSSTAGRFASDRSHAQSLLLQVVSGSIYVKAHIVTIDERETGLRNLVNFGHTIGHAIEAVLTPAMLHGECVSVGIILEAEVARQLGILSQVAVGRLTRCLQAYGLPISLSDRRITSLPASSQLSVDRLLDIMRIDKKNSGPAKKIVLLSRIGKTYEERASVVADEVIRRVLCEAATVISGIPTKSPITMATPGSKSISNRALVLAALATGTCRIRNLLHSDDTAVMMNALVELKGAVFSWEDGGDTIVVQGGGGTLSAPAKGKELYLGNAGTASRFLTTVCAMVSGAASTEKSTIITGNARMKQRPIGPLVDALAANGAKIKYVESEGCLPLDIETDGFRGGHIKLAASVSSQYVSSILLCAPYAAEEVVLELTGGQVISQPYIDMTTAMMAQFGIAVQRKKDASGNLLDIYVIPKGTYKNPSDYSVESDASSATYPLAIAAITGTTCTISNIGSSSLQGDARFAKEVLEPMGCVVEQTLTSTKVTGPPVGQLRALGNVDMEPMTDAFLTASVLAAVANLPALPERQVEGLPPTASRIYGIANQRVKECNRIKAMRDQLAKFGVETDEFDDGIIVIGKAATSLARGASVHCYDDHRVAMAFSVLACIIEKTIIEEKRCVEKTWPNFWDDLQNKIGIPVEGVELETHKQASTSAKAVTPVDQSQSDHPIFIIGMRGAGKTYIGRLAADVLGGDFTDADDTFFEETKQSVADFVAANSWEEFRRVETEILGRYIQERKGNHVIALGGGVVETEVARQLLQSHVSKGGLVIHVTRALEDIDNFLSSIGNTAARPNWGESFADVFKRREPWYASCSSHEFYNVLEPVGDQSPQQHEQAMRRECGRFFNFIKGIDSNRPRLSADSPTAFLSLTFPDITPALAQIDELTEGADAVELRVDLLNPTATAPTTPGLPPPSFVAKQLASLRLATSLPIVFSVRSKEQGGMAPSDQPAVYQSMVELGIRSACEYVDLEVAWPTDLLQRVSRGKGKSHIIASWHDWTGSMAWDKQAVRSKYSLCSKYGDIVKIVGTAKTLTDNSKLSLFAEEINSQPGSKPLLAINMGSAGQLSRALNPILTPVTHELLPSRAAPGQLTIKQVLQIRNSIGLLPAKKFYLFGSPIAHSVSPTLHNTGFQALGYPHHYGLHESDKIDQGVLDIIKSPEFGGASVTIPLKLDIIPHLDSVSEDVKIIGAVNTIVPQADGKLHGENTDWKAIYQATLSNLPANTKVGQSEGLVIGAGGTCRAAIYALYKVGIKTIYLFNRTLENALKVKDSFPSDYNIVVVDSFDKVVNPSVIISTVPGTSLVLPSSKDEGIQLPESLLDNGNGGVVIDLAYKPYKTALLELAEIAGKGRWKTVPGVEILVLQGLVQFQLWTGKRAPEKKIRESVMSKYFGN, encoded by the exons ATGTCCTCCTCTCCTTTAGCGGACGTCCTCAAAATCTCCATATTGGGGAACGACTCGATTCATTGTGGATTCCATTTACTCCCTTACATCTTCTCAACAATCACCAGCAATCTACCTTCGTCAGCATACGTCTTGATAACCGACACCAACCtctcatctatctatcttgatgatctcaaaCATGCCTTTAACGAAACTGGCTCAAAGGCTAGATTCTTGGTATATGAGGTAGCTCCAGGAGAAACAGCAAAatcaagaaaggtaaaagaagaaattgaagattGGATGTTAGATCAGAAACTTACTAGAGATACTGTCGTGTTGGCTTTTGGAGGTGGAGTTATTGGTGATTTGACGGGTTTCGTAGCTGCTACTTT CATGAGAGGAGTTAAATTCGTACAAATACCCACTACACTCTTAGCGATGGTGGATTCTGCCGTAGGAGGTAAAACAGCCATAGATACACCTCATGGTAAAAACTTGATTGGTGCTTTCTGGCAACCATCTTACATCTTTGTGGATTTGGCCTTTTTGACTACCTTGCCTCCGAGGGAGGTCAGTAATGGTATGGCTGAGGTtgtaaag ACCGCCGCAATCTGGAAAGACGACGACTTCGCTCTTCTCGAATCTCGATCAGCCGAAATCTCCCTCGCCGCATCTACCAAGCCCACCACTTCATCCACAGCAGGCCGCTTCGCATCTGATCGATCACACGCTCAATCATTGCTCCTCCAGGTCGTCTCAGGATCAATCTACGTCAAAGCCCATATCGTCACTATCGACGAACGAGAAACAGGCTTACGAAACTTGGTCAATTTCGGTCACACCATTGGGCATGCTATTGAAGCTGTTCTCACTCCTGCGATGCTTCATGGTGAATGTGTATCTGTCGGTATCATTCTCGAAGCTGAGGTAGCTAGACAACTCGGTATCCTCAGTCAAGTTGCTGTAGGAAGATTAACAAGATGTCTTCAAGCTTATGGATTACCCATTTCGTTATCCGATCGAAGGATCACCTCTTTACCAGCTTCAAGCCAACTCTCCGTAGACAGATTGTTGGATATCATGAGAATCGACAAGAAGAATTCTGGTCCAGCTAAGAAGATCGTACTTCTCTCAAGAATTGGTAAAACCTACGAAGAACGAGCTTCAGTCGTTGCGGATGAAGTGATCAGGCGAGTCTTGTGCGAAGCTGCTACAGTCATCTCCGGCATCCCAACCaaatcacccatcaccatgGCTACACCAGGATCGAAGTCTATATCCAACAGAGCTCTTGTACTCGCCGCTTTAGCTACTGGAACTTGCAGAATTAGGAATTTACTGCACTCTGATGACACTGCTGTCATGATGAACGCTCTCGTTGAGCTTAAG GGCGCCGTGTTCTCATGGGAGGACGGAGGCGATACTATCGTTGTtcaaggtggtggtggtactCTTTCTGCTCCCGCTAAGGGCAAAGAGCTTTACCTTGGTAATGCCGGTACAGCCTCTCGATTCTTGACTACCGTCTGCGCCATGGTCTCGGGCGCAGCATCTACCGAGAAGTCAACGATCATCACCGGTAACGCAAGGATGAAACAACGACCCATTGGTCCATTGGTCGATGCTCTTGCCGCTAACGGGGCCAAAATCAAATACGTGGAAAGTGAAGGATGTCTTCCGCTAGATATTGAGACTGACGGATTCAGAGGTGGACACATCAAGCTTGCCGCCTCAGTATCAAGTCAATACGTCTCGTCTATTCTTCTTTGTGCACCCTATGCCGCCGAGGAAGTCGTCCTCGAATTGACAGGTGGTCAAGTCATCTCTCAACCGTACATCGATATGACAACAGCCATGATGGCACAATTCGGAATTGCCGtccaaagaaagaaagatgcTTCAGGCAACCTATTGGACATCTACGTAATTCCCAAGGGAACTTACAAAAACCCTTCGGATTATTCAGTCGAATCAGACGCATCAAGTGCTACCTACCCTCTAGCCATTGCAGCTATCACCGGAACCACCTGTACCATCTCAAATAtcggttcatcatctttacaAGGAGATGCACGATTCGCTAAAGAAGTGTTAGAACCTATGGGTTGTGTTGTCGAACAAACTCTCACTTCGACCAAAGTCACTGGGCCTCCTGTTGGTCAGCTTAGAGCATTGGGTAATGTGGATATGGAACCTATGACAGACGCTTTCTTGACTGCTTCGGTCCTGGCTGCTGTTGCCAACTTGCCCGCTTTGCCCGAAAGACAGGTCGAAGGTCTGCCACCTACAGCTTCGAGGATCTACGGTATTGCCAACCAGAGAGTGAAGGAATGTAATAGGATCAAAGCTATGAGGGATCAGTTGG CCAAATTCGGCGTGGAAACTGATGAATTCGATGATGGAATCATCGTAATCGGTAAAGCTGCTACATCTCTTGCTCGAGGTGCATCAGTACACTGTTATGACGATCACCGAGTGGCAATGGCCTTCAGTGTCTTGGCTTGTATCATCGAAAAGACCATTATCGAAGAGAAGCGATGCGTTGAGAAGACATGGCCTAACTTCTGGGATGATCTTCAAAATAAG ATCGGTATACCCGTCGAAGGAGTCGAACTTGAAACTCATAAGCAAGCTTCCACCTCAGCCAAAGCTGTCACTCCCGtggatcaatctcaatccgaTCAccccatctttatcatcgGTATGAGAGGTGCTGGCAAGACTTATATCGGTCGATTAGCTGCTGATGTACTCGGCGGCGACTTCACCGACGCCGATGATACCTTTTTCGAGGAGACTAAACAGTCCGTCGCCGATTTTGTGGCTGCCAATAGCTGGGAAGAGTTCCGACGTGTGGAAACTGAAATATTAGGTAGATATATCCAGGAGAGAAAGGGTAATCATGTGATCGCTTTAGGTGGCGGTGTGGTCGAAACGGAAGTTGCACGACAGCTCCTTCAGTCACACGTCTCCAAAGGTGGTTTAGTTATTCATGTTACCAGAgctttggaagatatcgataatttcctttcttccattggCAATACCGCCGCTCGACCTAATTGGGGTGAATCTTTCGCCGATGTGTTCAAGAGAAGAGAGCCGTGGTATGCGTCATGTTCGAGCCACGAATTCTACAACGTCCTCGAGCCTGTTGGTGATCAGTCTCCCCAACAGCATGAACAAGCTATGAGAAGGGAGTGTGGgagattcttcaacttcatcaaaGGAATCGATTCGAACCGACCTAGATTGTCAGCCGATAGCCCAACGGCTTTCTTATCGTTGACTTTCCCTGATATCACCCCTGCTCTTGCGCAGATCGACGAGTTGACAGAAGGTGCGGATGCTGTGGAACTCCGAGTGGACCTGCTCAATCCCACTGCAACAGCACCTACCACTCCTGGTCTACCGCCTCCCTCCTTTGTCGCCAAACAACTTGCTTCCTTGCGACTCGCCACTTCCTTGCCTATCGTGTTTTCGGTGCGGTCGAAAGAACAAGGTGGTATGGCACCATCGGACCAACCTGCCGTGTATCAATCGATGGTAGAATTAGGTATTCGATCGGCATGTGAATATGTGGATCTCGAAGTAGCTTGGCCTACCGATTTACTCCAGCGAGTATCAAGAGGTAAAGGCAAATCAcacatcatcgcatcatgGCATGACTGGACTGGATCAATGGCATGGGACAAACAAGCGGTTCGATCTAAATATTCCTTATGTTCTAAATACGGCGATATAGTCAAGATAGTTGGTACGGCCAAGACTTTAACGGATAATTCGAAATTGTCCTTGTTTGCTGAAGAAATCAATTCTCAACCCGGATCCAAGCCTCTCTTAGCTATCAACATGGGATCAGCCGGACAACTTTCCCGAGCTCTCAACCCGATACTCACTCCTGTCACGCATGAATTACTTCCCTCCCGAGCTGCTCCtggacaactcaccataaaACAGGTATTGCAAATTAGAAATTCCATTGGTTTGTTACCCGCCAAGAAGTTTTACTTATTTGGAAGTCCCATCGCTCATTCAGTCTCACCAACACTCCATAACACCGGCTTCCAAGCTTTAGGATACCCTCATCACTATGGACTACACGAATCAGACAAAATAGATCAAGGAGTTTtagatatcatcaaatcccCGGAATTTGGTGGAGCAAGTGTGACTATACCTTTGAAACTTGATATTATCcctcatcttgattctgTTTCTGAAGATGTGAAGATCATTGGTGCGGTAAATACCATTGTCCCCCAGGCAGATGGGAAATTACATGGTGAAAATACAGATTGGAAAGCGATCTATCAAGCTACCCTCTCAAACCTTCCTGCCAATACGAAAGTTGGTCAAAGTGAGGGTTTGGTAATTGGTGCGGGGGGTACTTGCAGAGCAGCGATCTATGCTTTGTACAAAGTTGGAATCAAGACTATATACTTGTTTAATAGAACTTTGGAAAATGCCCTCAAAGTTAAAGATTCTTTCCCATCCGACTACAACATCGTGGTGGTAGATTCGTTCGACAAGGTCGTTAATCCTTCGGTAATAATTTCGACTGTTCCTGGAACTTCTTTGGTACTTCCCTCCTCAAAAGATGAAGGAATCCAACTACCTGAGAGTCTGTTAGATAATGGTAATGGAGGAGTGGTCATTGATTTGGCGTATAAACCTTACAAAACTGCTTTACTCGAATTAGCTGAGATTGCAGGTAAAGGTAGATGGAAGACTGTACCTGGAGTGGAGATACTGGTGTTACAGGGTTTGGTCCAGTTCCAGTTGTGGACTGGGAAGAGAGCAccggagaagaagattagAGAGAGTGTTATGAGCAAGTATTTTGGAAATTAG
- a CDS encoding agmatinase: MLLNLTILFALLPSLIQAAVPAPAAQAVFPDRDRVRHTYKEYLSGSSEPRHPSPEYKAKAAQKADKEVSALQAPKYGYEDAENAAFYAMRAEAGARDPNEKAPFPPYNTWDAYWGLKTFGHTKPVRCMTADNTTLYDIAILGAPFDTATSWRPGARFGPGGIRGGAQRLGGANRLLGNDAFQELEIVDCGDSRMTFYSNDLALATLEDDYRSLINRPISTSFKNGEESLALDGDHHPRVMMLGGDHTIVLPALRALNEVYGPVSVIHFDSHCDSRHPDKGTLTHGDYFYFAWKEGLMSETNIHAGIRSNCDIPSDLETNFATVLADEIEDIGWKGVIKRIKDRVGDSPVYLTIDIDTLDPAFAPATGTPEIGGWTSREMIKILHGLKDLKIVGADVVEVAPAYDTTAEITQIAAAGLVFELLSMMALTPVVKT; this comes from the exons ATGCTGCTGAAcctcaccatcctcttcgcGCTTCTTCCGTCCCTCATTCAAGCCGCCGTCCCAGCCCCCGCTGCTCAAGCGGTGTTCCCCGATCGAGATCGAGTCCGACACACCTACAAGGAATACCTCTCCGGCAGCTCGGAGCCTCGACACCCTTCTCCCGAATACAAGGCCAAGGCAGCACAGAAGGCCGACAAAGAGGTTTCAGCCCTACAGGCTCCAAAGTATGGGTACGAAGATGCCGAGAATGCGGCTTTCTACGCTATGAGGGCGGAGGCTGGGGCGAGGGACCCCAATGAGAAAGCGCCAT TTCCCCCTTATAACACTTGGGATGCCTACTGGGGTCTCAAGACATTCGGCCACACCAAG CCTGTCCGATGCATGACGGCGGATAACACGACCCTATACGATATCGCCATCTTGGGCGCTCCCTTCGACACCGCGACTTCCTGGAGACCCGGCGCTCGATTCGGTCCGGGTGGTATCAGGGGCGGTGCTCAACGGCTTGGGGGCGCGAATCGTCTACTCGGAAACGATGCATTCCAAGAGCTCGAGATCG TTGATTGTGGTGACTCGAGAATGACATTCTACTCCAACGATCTCGCTTTGGCCACCCTGGAAGATGACTACAGGAGCCTCATCAACCGTCCGATCTCGACCTCTTTCAAAAACGGTGAAGAGAGCTTGGCCCTTGATGGCGATCACCATCCCAGAGTGATGATGCTCGGCGGTGACCATAC TATCGTGCTCCCTGCTCTGCGAGCGCTGAACGAAGTCTACGGACCTGTTTCGGTCATCCACTTTGACAGTCACTGTGACTCGCGACATCCCGACAAAGGCACCCTGACCCACGGC GACTATTTCTACTTCGCTTGGAAGGAGGGACTGATGAGCGAGACCAACATTCATGCTGG TATCCGATCCAACTGCGACATCCCCTCTGACCTCGAGACCAACTTCGCCACCGTCCTCGCTgacgagatcgaagatatcgGATGGAAGGGCGTGATCAAGCGCATCAAGGACCGAGTGGGCGACAGCCCCGTTTATCTGACCATCGACATCGATACCCTCGACCCTGCTTTCGCACCTGCGACAGGAACTCCAGAGATCGGAGGTTGGACCAGTagggagatgatcaagatctTGCATGGACTTAAGGATCTCAAGATTGTCGGTGCTGATGTTGTAGAAGTCGCCCCTGCCTATGATACGAC AGCCGAGATCACGCAGATCGCTGCAGCCGGCCTGGTATTCGAGCTGCTCAGCATGATGGCGCTCACTCCCGTTGTCAAGACCTAG
- a CDS encoding OPT family small oligopeptide transporter: MPSSSKEIDRDPLGEDSSEAIHQLPRIGDSDINDNANKLSEKYIEPTVSVNEVNDKGYEPRIEQEEVIVVENADQLVAHVVDPRDDPDLPVLTFRFWFLGAGLACFGAVLAEIYYFKPQNASVSALFQLIIAYVLGNLMAAVIPSKGKWRYLNPGPFNIKEHAAIVIFSSTASVSTAEAVTIVAILNLYYNIEINPGVAIIQTWATQCIGYAVCGVLQSALIYPTYAVWPETLPYMSLLQSMHFGGMLNKKRMKFFWIVFIAIFCWEIVPSWMFPLLTAVSIICLADNGRHTVVRQLFGAGSSNEGLGLFSFSFDWILITQAYPLWWPFNSQWNSWIGLLICYALMMGGYYSNVGEGRTNGLPFMSTSIFTSNGTSYQQSKILDSNNALNMTAYQEYGRPYYTSTYQLSLATHNLSCGAAVMHVLLWHYKDILAGWAGIRLGNKNLDVKDPHYEKMKAYKVVPQWAYLIVFIVSMAVSMGTAYYGGHNTIPAWSVLIFTLFGYFFAIILGFLKAVTGFDTSINGIVQLIAAFLHPGKPIANMYASLYGYYAPLQTLYMLKDQKLGQYAKVPPRVVFIAQFCGTFLGATLNYCIYRSIMSAHREILKDPVGSRIWSGWNLQGTNSKAITFGALGKQMYTGSGPYWFIPACLGIGLVLPIPFWLMYRRFPKQSIWRDLNTPIITNYMGWLPYSVNGMWWSGALIGFMSQWWARKYRPRWFVKYNYLLSASLDGGTQVIYFILNFAIFGAAGAAKDFPYWWGNPDPSKLSVDRCQAV; the protein is encoded by the exons atgccatcatcatcgaaagaGATCGACCGCGACCCTCTTGGGGAAGATTCAAGCGAGGCCATTCACCAGCTACCCAGGATTGGGGACTCGGATATTAACGACAACGCCAACAAATTGTCCGAGAAGTACATCGAGCCAACTGTCAGCGTTAACGAAGTCAATGACAAGGGTTACGAACCGAGAATCGAACAGGAAGAGGTGATCGTCGTAGAAAACGCTGACCAGCTGGTCGCGCATGTCGTAGA CCCTCGAGACGATCCCGATCTTCCTGTTTTGACCTTCCGATTCTGGTTCCTTGGTGCCGGTCTTGCGTGCTTTGGTGCTGTCCTTGCTGAGATCTACTATTTCAAA CCTCAAAATGCGTCGGTGTCAGCTCTGTTCCAGCTCATTATTGCATATGTTCTCGGCAATCTTATGGCTGCGGTCATCCCTTCCAAAGGGAAATGGCGATACCTCAACCCCGGCCCTTTCAACA TCAAGGAGCATGCGGCTATCGTCATCTTTTCATCGACTGCCTCGGTCTCGACTGCCGAAGCGGTCACAATCGTGGCAATTCTCAACTTGTATTACAACATCGAGATAAACCCCG GTGTCGCTATTATTCAGACCTGGGCTACCCAGTGTATCGGATATGCGGTCTGTGGTGTTCTTCAATCCGCTCTCATCTACCCAACCTACGCTGTATGGCCAGAGACTTTGCCTTACATGTCTCTTCTGCAGTCCATGCACTTCGGAGGCATGTTGAACAAGAAGCGAATGAAGTTCTTCTGGATCGTCTTCATCGCCATCTTCTGCTGGGAGATCGTTCCCTCGTGGATGTTCCCTCTTCTCACTGCTGTCTCGATCATTTGCTTGGCGGACAACGGCCGACACACTGTGGTGCGACAGCTGTTCGGAGCCGGTTCCTCCAACGAGGGTCTTGgtctcttctccttcagtTTCGACTGGATTCTTATCACCCAGGCGTATCCTCTATG GTGGCCGTTCAACTCTCAGTGGAATTCCTGGATTGGTCTGCTGATTT GTTACGCTTTGATGATGGGAGGCTACTACAGCAATGTTGGTGAAGGCCGCACCAACGGCTTGCCTTTTATGAGTACTTCGATCTTTACCTCCAatggaa CGTCATACCAACAAAGCAAGATATTGGACTCCAACAATGCCCTCAACATGACCGCGTACCAGGAATATGGTCGACCTTACTACACGTCGACGTATCAGTTGTCGCTTGCCACTCACAACTTGTCTTGTG GTGCTGCCGTCATGCACGTCCTCTTGTGGCACTACAAAGACATACTTGCGGGCTGGGCTGGAATCCGACTCGGTAACAAGAACCTGGACGTTAAGGACCCTCACTACGAGAAAATGAAGGCATACAAAGTGGTCCCTCAGTGGGCCTATCTGATCGTGTTTATTG TCTCGATGGCCGTGTCAATGGGAACTGCCTACTATGGCGGCCACAACACCATCCCTGCTTGGTCTGTCTtgatcttcaccctcttcggCTACTTCTTTGCTATTATTCTGGGATTCCTCAAGGCTGTCACCGGTTTCGACACCAGTATCAACGGTATCGTGCAGCTTATTGCCGCCTTCCTGCACCCTGGAAA ACCTATCGCGAACATGTACGCATCTCTCTACGGATACTATGCACCCCTTCAAACGCTCTACATGCTCAAAGACCAAAAA CTTGGCCAATATGCCAAAGTCCCACCCAGAGTCGTGTTCATCGCTCAATTCTGCGGAACCTTCCTCGGCGCCACCCTCAATTATTGTATCTACAG GTCGATCATGTCTGCTCATCGAGAGATCTTGAAAGACCCAGTCGGTAGTCGGATCTGGTCCGGTTGGAATCTGCAGGG GACCAACTCCAAGGCTATCACCTTCGGTGCTCTCGGAAAGCAGATGTACACTGGCAGTGGACCATATTGGTTCATTCCCGCTTGTTTGGGTATTGGCTTGGTACTTCCGATTCCCTTCTGGCTCATGTACAGGCGATTCCCCAAGCAGAGTATCTGGAGAGATCTCAAcactcccatcatcaccaactACATGGGCTGGCTCCCATACTCTGTCAACG GTATGTGGTGGTCTGGTGCCTTGATCGGCTTCATGTCCCAATGGTGGGCAAGGAAGTACCG ACCTCGATGGTTCGTCAAGTACAACTACTTGCTCAG TGCGAGTCTCGATGGTGGTACTCAGGTCATCTACTTCATCCTCAATTTCGCCATCTTCGGGGCAGCTGGAGCGGCGAAAGACTTCCCATACTGGTGGGGTAATCCCGATCCCTCTAAACTGAGTGTTGACAGGTGTCAAGCTGTCTGA